From the genome of Methanothrix soehngenii GP6:
TCACCACGGTGTCGATATTTACGCCGGCAGAGGCACCCATGGATTTGAGCTCTTCTACTGCCTTCTCTCCTGCAGCCTTCAGCCTGGCCTCGACATCCTTTCTATCTGATCCAAGTTGGCGAACGGCGCTTGCAATAACGACTTCGTTGACAACATTGAGCGCTATGACCTGTGCTCCCAGCGCCTTTGCGAGCTCCATGCCCTCCTTAGCGGCTGCTTTAGATTTCTCTGAGCCATCTGTGGCGATCAAAATCCGCTTGTACATCCTATCCCACCTTTGAGCCGTTATCTCACGGACATTGTATAAATAGCTATCTTCCAGATTCCAGAATTCTAATAGCCAGCAACGCCGCATTCTCACCATTGTCGATGCCAACACATGCCACTGGAACGCCTGGAGGCATCTGAACAATGGAGAGCAATGAATCCAGGCCACCCAGCTTCGCGCTAACTGGAACCCCTATCACTGGGCGATGAGTCTGGGAGGCGATGACTCCCGGCAGGGCAGCAGAGAGGCCGGCAACGGCGATGAAGACGTGGGCGTCGGTTCCAGATACATACCCCTCCAGCTCTTTGGGATTTCTGTGTGCGGAAAGCACTCGATGCTCAAAGGAGACGCCCTCATCCTTCAGCCTGCCCAAAATCCTGTCCACAATCAGCTGATCTGATTTGGACCCCGAAATAACAGCAATATCAACCATGGCTGCTCCAAGAGATCAATTTTGGCCAAAAATCCTTCCATCACATCAAGGGTTTCATCGAGAGCTCAGCTCTGATTCTCGCCCTGAAGCTCTTGCTGCTTTTGGGTGCTCATACGGATCAGAATCTCGTAGATATTTTTTACGGCACCAGCATCCAGATTCTTCTCCGTGGCCAGGTCCATCGCCCGTCTCAAGACTCGGCCTTCCTGCTCAGGATCGCGGATCGGCTTTCCCTCTCTCCTCTTGACCTCGAAGATCCTTTTGGTGATTCCTATTCGTTTATCGATGAGCTCTATGATGGTTTGGTCGACCTCCTCGATATCACTCCTGTATTTATTTAGATCCGTCAAAATCCTTGCCCCCTGGATGCGCACCTGTTATTTGCTTTCGTTCTTATCACTCTTCCGCCCAATGCCCTCCAGGACTCTTCAAGCCCATCCATCTTGCTCTCATCGATCAGAGCAGCATAAGAGGGCCCGGTCCCCGAGAGGCTTGTGCCCCGTGCCCCCTTCTCCAGCGCCAGGATCAGGGGTTCAGACGAAAGGCCCAAAGCGGCGCAATAGGCCAGCCCATTCAGGGTCATAGCCCGGCCATAGTCGGCTTGCATGGCCAGATCGAAGGCCAGATCCGCCATCGGAGCAATGATCCTGGATCGAGAGATATCAGTATCCCGGGAGAAGATCCTCTGATCGGGAACCAGAAGCATAACACTGCAGTTGAGCTCATCCCTGCGAAGGAGGGACATTTCGCGATTGTCTGTGACCACCACCCCGCCGAGCATCGAGGCGAGAGCGTCATCCAGGGCGCCGGTTATGGTGACTCCAACCTCCCTTGCCGCCTCAACCCCGATCTTGGCAGCACTCACCAGATCCATATCCACGTCAAGTGCATCAAGTGTTGCCAGGATGACGGCATTGGCGGCTGCGCTGCTGCTCTTAAGGCCGCTAGCTATGGGAATCTCGCTGGATGTTCTCACCCGACCCCCGTATTCAAGGCCCAGATGGTCCAAGACCCTCTCCACACAGCGCTCAATCAAGCGGGTATCCACCCCTGGGACCTCTCCCTTGATTCCAGAAGAGTGGTCCAGCTCAACCACGGCCCGGGTTACAAGCTCGATGGCAAAGGCCGAGCCCTTCCAGGTTGCCACGGCATTTATAATGGAGGCAGCACCGTTCGACCATCCGTATCCTTTCATTTTCATCATCAGATCCAATCCTCAGGCCTGCTCTATCTCGAAGATCTTCCTGAGCTTTTCCAGATCCAAAGCAAACTGCACCTCACCCGCCCGTGAGTACTTGGCAATCATCTTATCAAGATACTCCAGTTCGGCGATTGATGAGACGAAGTTCGGCGGGTAGCTTCCCAGCTCAACCAGGGGCATGACCACCACTCCACCCTTGCTCGTCGATTCCTCCAGACCCTTTACCACCACCACGAAATTAAAGCTCTTGAATCCCAGGCCACGGGCGATGTTCTTGGCGAAGCTGTTCATCTGCTGGACCCTTCGGGAAGAGAGATCCTTATAGGCGGCGGGCGAATCCTTGTACTCAATGAACATTATGGAGTCTTCCGACCATAGAATAGCATCATACTCCACTACAGCGATTGAGTTTTTCAATGCCACCACGTTGAAAAGGACTCCGCGACACCAGTTTATGTTAAGGTGAATCCTGAAGTCCGCCTCGGTCAGAGGAGTGTTCCTGGTCTTCAGAACATAGGGGTCGCTTGACAGCTCGATCATAACTGACCTTTTCGATCTTTTGCTAAATGGACTTTTCCAAGGATACTGCCATCTCCATTTTGAGTATACAATCTCAGAGGTTCGGCGGCCCTCCAATCCATCGGCCCAGTGCCCATTTATCCAGAAGGGCAAAAACCACTATCGTATGAGGTTCACAAGCAGGTCATAGGGGGTCTGAGGGCGTATCATTGTGACGAGCGCCCCGGCATAGAGCGCTTTTTTGAAGAAGGGTCCTTTGGAGACGAGCCCCTTTCCAGAGAGGCCGCAAATCAGCCTTTCTATCTCTTCATCCTTCATCTGGCCGAGGGTCTGAAGAGATGACCGGCCCATGCGGTACTGCCAGTAGAACTCCCGCTTCCACCGCCGCACATATTCAAAGAGCGAGCGATGAGATACATCATCCTTCAAGACGGCTTCCCCCGCCACTATGCCGCAGATGGTGCCGGCTCGCATGCTGTAGGCCAGGCCGCTCTGGCCGGCTGCGCCGCCAGCGACCATCAGGGAGTCGGCCACCATCTCTCCTGGCATGACGCATATGGGATCGCCTCCCCTCCTGACAGATAGTACCTTCATCCGGTCGATATTTTTGTACTGGGAAGCCTTTTGGGCCTTGAAGAGCCTGCTGAATCTATCGAAGAATGGCTGCACATTTTGGCCGTGGCCGCGCACGAACACCCCTATTGTAGCCCGATCACCTCCGGCGGGCGAGAATGTGGCCTTCCAGCCCGGTGCCATGCTTCCCACCCAGTACTGGAAGAACATCTCCTCGCCCAGATAGGGGTATTCTATATCTGCTTCCATTGCCCAGGCTATATCCTCTGGGTGGCGCATGGGCTTGAGGCCTGCCTTCTCCGAGAGGCCGGACTGGACCCCAGAGGCATCTATCACCACTCGCGCATGAATCTGGACTCCCTTCAGGCCGACCGTCCTTCCATTGCCTTCCAGGTGGAGGCTCCGGACCTCACCGGAGAGAAGGGCGACTCCTGCCTTCTCTGCCAGATGGAGATAGTGGCGGTCAAAGGCATCCCGGTCTATGAAGTAGCCTTTGGCAGGAATGGTGACCCCCCTGCCCGAGGGGCTGAGAATGCGCATGCCCTCTAGCTCCTTTTTCAGCAGACAGTCCTTGATCTCGATTCCAGAGACTGCCGCCATTCCCTCGAAGAGGGTGTTGGCATCATGGTGCAGGCGGCCGAGGTTTCTGTCCAGCAGCATAACGCTGGCCCCACCCTCCGCAGCGGATATGGCCGCCATCATACCAGCAGATGAGGCGCCCACTACCAGTACATCGCAGTTCACAAAAATAGATCATATATTCAGATGAGATGAACCTTTCCCAGAAATAGAAGGCAAAGCCAAACCTGATATCTGGCTGGGCCAGAATCAGGCGGTGATCTTTGTCCGGGCGATATACTTGATCAGCTCTGGACCGAGCCTGGCCTTTTTCTGAATCTGGTTTGCCA
Proteins encoded in this window:
- a CDS encoding universal stress protein; this translates as MYKRILIATDGSEKSKAAAKEGMELAKALGAQVIALNVVNEVVIASAVRQLGSDRKDVEARLKAAGEKAVEELKSMGASAGVNIDTVVRIGAPATAIIDTAGAEKADLIVVGSHGESGATKLLIGSVAQKVLYWATIPVLVVR
- a CDS encoding 5-(carboxyamino)imidazole ribonucleotide mutase, yielding MVDIAVISGSKSDQLIVDRILGRLKDEGVSFEHRVLSAHRNPKELEGYVSGTDAHVFIAVAGLSAALPGVIASQTHRPVIGVPVSAKLGGLDSLLSIVQMPPGVPVACVGIDNGENAALLAIRILESGR
- a CDS encoding chorismate mutase, whose translation is MTDLNKYRSDIEEVDQTIIELIDKRIGITKRIFEVKRREGKPIRDPEQEGRVLRRAMDLATEKNLDAGAVKNIYEILIRMSTQKQQELQGENQS
- a CDS encoding shikimate kinase codes for the protein MKMKGYGWSNGAASIINAVATWKGSAFAIELVTRAVVELDHSSGIKGEVPGVDTRLIERCVERVLDHLGLEYGGRVRTSSEIPIASGLKSSSAAANAVILATLDALDVDMDLVSAAKIGVEAAREVGVTITGALDDALASMLGGVVVTDNREMSLLRRDELNCSVMLLVPDQRIFSRDTDISRSRIIAPMADLAFDLAMQADYGRAMTLNGLAYCAALGLSSEPLILALEKGARGTSLSGTGPSYAALIDESKMDGLEESWRALGGRVIRTKANNRCASRGQGF
- a CDS encoding FAD-dependent oxidoreductase, with amino-acid sequence MNCDVLVVGASSAGMMAAISAAEGGASVMLLDRNLGRLHHDANTLFEGMAAVSGIEIKDCLLKKELEGMRILSPSGRGVTIPAKGYFIDRDAFDRHYLHLAEKAGVALLSGEVRSLHLEGNGRTVGLKGVQIHARVVIDASGVQSGLSEKAGLKPMRHPEDIAWAMEADIEYPYLGEEMFFQYWVGSMAPGWKATFSPAGGDRATIGVFVRGHGQNVQPFFDRFSRLFKAQKASQYKNIDRMKVLSVRRGGDPICVMPGEMVADSLMVAGGAAGQSGLAYSMRAGTICGIVAGEAVLKDDVSHRSLFEYVRRWKREFYWQYRMGRSSLQTLGQMKDEEIERLICGLSGKGLVSKGPFFKKALYAGALVTMIRPQTPYDLLVNLIR